Proteins encoded in a region of the Pigmentiphaga litoralis genome:
- the acpS gene encoding holo-ACP synthase — protein sequence MSASKGSARNDGPPQARPAAIAGVGIDLLRIDRIERALARRGDRFASKILGPQELAKFAARRARDPQRGIRFLATRFAAKEAFSKAIGLGMRMPMVWTRMQTLNAPSGKPMVVLAEPLRSWYDARFGAAHVSITDESDMAAAYVVVEMLPAEPASNAGSNAASAGIPRSL from the coding sequence ATGTCGGCTAGCAAAGGCAGCGCGCGGAACGACGGACCGCCCCAGGCGCGGCCGGCGGCCATTGCCGGTGTCGGCATCGACCTGCTGCGCATCGACCGGATCGAACGCGCCCTGGCGCGCCGGGGCGATCGTTTCGCCAGCAAGATCCTCGGGCCACAGGAACTGGCCAAGTTCGCCGCCCGCCGCGCGCGCGATCCCCAGCGCGGCATCCGATTCCTTGCCACACGCTTTGCCGCCAAGGAAGCCTTCTCCAAGGCGATCGGCCTGGGCATGCGCATGCCCATGGTGTGGACCCGCATGCAGACGCTGAATGCCCCCAGCGGCAAGCCGATGGTCGTGCTGGCCGAGCCCCTGCGCAGCTGGTATGACGCGCGCTTCGGGGCGGCGCATGTGTCGATCACCGACGAATCGGACATGGCGGCGGCGTACGTCGTGGTTGAGATGTTGCCGGCCGAGCCGGCCAGCAACGCAGGCAGCAATGCGGCGAGCGCTGGCATCCCTCGGTCGCTGTGA
- the lepB gene encoding signal peptidase I: MSLNFALILFVLLIVTGIVWSLDRWSLRPARQARMNAAAADFDRQQGDAIRASSGQAEAARRRQEAVDRAAKMPWWVEYSVSFFPVILFVFALRSFVVEPFRIPSGSMMPTLQIGDLILVNKFSYGIRLPIIDKKIIPVSDPKRGDVMVFRYPADPQVDYIKRVVGVPGDEVAYLNKRLTINGQVVPTVSKGEYFDPDRVSYAGLFGETLGGVPHEILIEERRPAEIEPFPSFPNKDQCTYSREGVRCKVPAGSYFMMGDNRDNSADSRYWGFVPEANIVGKAFFVWMNFGDLKRIGRFH; encoded by the coding sequence ATGAGCCTGAACTTCGCGTTGATCCTGTTCGTGCTGTTGATCGTGACCGGCATCGTCTGGTCGCTGGACCGCTGGTCCTTGCGGCCCGCCCGCCAGGCCCGCATGAACGCGGCTGCCGCCGATTTCGACCGCCAGCAGGGCGATGCCATCCGCGCGTCCAGCGGCCAGGCCGAAGCGGCGCGCCGCCGCCAGGAAGCCGTGGACCGCGCGGCCAAGATGCCGTGGTGGGTCGAATATTCGGTCAGCTTCTTTCCGGTCATCCTGTTCGTGTTCGCGCTGCGGTCCTTCGTGGTCGAACCCTTCCGCATTCCGTCGGGTTCCATGATGCCGACCCTGCAGATCGGCGACCTGATCCTGGTGAACAAGTTTTCGTACGGCATCCGCCTGCCCATCATCGACAAGAAGATCATTCCCGTGTCGGACCCCAAGCGCGGCGACGTGATGGTGTTTCGCTACCCGGCCGATCCCCAGGTCGACTACATCAAGCGCGTCGTGGGCGTGCCGGGTGACGAGGTCGCCTACCTGAACAAGCGGCTGACGATCAACGGCCAGGTGGTCCCGACCGTGTCCAAGGGCGAGTATTTCGACCCGGATCGCGTGTCCTACGCGGGCCTGTTCGGCGAGACTCTGGGCGGCGTGCCGCACGAAATCCTGATCGAAGAACGCCGCCCGGCCGAGATCGAACCGTTCCCCAGCTTCCCGAACAAGGACCAGTGCACCTACTCGCGGGAAGGGGTACGCTGCAAGGTGCCGGCGGGCAGTTACTTCATGATGGGCGATAATCGGGACAACAGTGCCGACAGCCGCTACTGGGGTTTCGTGCCCGAAGCCAACATTGTCGGCAAGGCATTCTTCGTCTGGATGAACTTCGGCGACCTCAAACGGATAGGCCGCTTCCATTGA
- the nagZ gene encoding beta-N-acetylhexosaminidase, which produces MSVSSLPERAALPPGPVIVDVAGFELTPAEVARLQHPLVGGVILFARNFESRAQLCALTASIHAARNGPLMIAVDHEGGRVQRFRTDGFTHLPAMRTLGVAWDTDPMEAMRLATDVGVVLAAELRASGVDLSFTPVLDLDYGDSRVIRDRSFHRDPKAVTMLARALVQGLALRGMSNCGKHFPGHGFVQADSHIDIPVDDRSLDEVLGEDAMPYAWLGDSVLQAVMPAHVIYPKVDAHPAGFSRVWVQDMLRGRLGYQGVVFSDDLTMEGATVAGDILGRATAALGAGCDMVLVCNRPDMADDLLARLEAGPSTAGAGSGGSSSVGSSTAESSSDESSTAGSSTAGSAARVARLMPRFDAPDWDGLVTDSVYTRARDRILALPRYNPA; this is translated from the coding sequence ATGAGCGTGTCTTCCCTTCCTGAGCGCGCCGCGCTGCCCCCCGGCCCGGTCATCGTCGACGTAGCCGGTTTCGAATTGACGCCCGCCGAGGTTGCTCGCCTGCAGCATCCGCTCGTCGGCGGCGTGATCCTGTTTGCCCGCAACTTTGAAAGCCGTGCGCAGCTGTGTGCGCTGACAGCCAGCATCCATGCGGCCCGCAACGGACCGCTGATGATCGCTGTGGACCACGAGGGCGGGCGGGTGCAGCGGTTTCGCACCGATGGATTCACGCACTTGCCGGCCATGCGCACCTTGGGTGTAGCGTGGGACACAGACCCGATGGAGGCCATGCGTCTGGCCACCGACGTGGGCGTGGTGCTGGCCGCCGAGCTGCGCGCGTCGGGTGTGGACCTGAGCTTCACCCCGGTGCTGGATCTGGACTATGGCGACAGCCGCGTGATCCGCGACCGGTCCTTCCATCGCGATCCCAAGGCCGTGACGATGCTGGCGCGCGCCCTGGTGCAAGGGCTGGCGCTGCGGGGCATGAGCAACTGCGGCAAGCATTTTCCAGGGCATGGCTTCGTGCAGGCGGATTCGCACATCGACATTCCGGTGGATGACCGCAGCCTGGACGAGGTGCTCGGCGAAGATGCCATGCCGTACGCGTGGCTGGGCGACAGCGTGCTGCAGGCAGTCATGCCGGCGCATGTGATCTATCCGAAGGTGGACGCGCACCCGGCGGGGTTTTCGCGGGTGTGGGTGCAGGACATGCTGCGCGGCCGGCTGGGCTATCAGGGCGTGGTGTTTTCAGACGACCTGACCATGGAAGGCGCCACGGTGGCGGGGGACATTCTGGGGCGCGCCACGGCGGCCCTGGGGGCAGGGTGCGACATGGTGCTGGTGTGCAACCGGCCGGACATGGCGGACGACCTGCTGGCGCGGCTGGAAGCCGGGCCGAGCACTGCAGGGGCAGGCAGTGGCGGGTCAAGCAGTGTCGGGTCAAGCACGGCCGAGTCAAGCAGTGACGAGTCAAGCACCGCCGGGTCAAGCACCGCCGGGTCCGCGGCCCGGGTGGCGCGCCTGATGCCCCGCTTTGACGCCCCGGACTGGGATGGGTTGGTAACCGATTCGGTCTATACCCGGGCGCGCGACCGTATCCTGGCCTTGCCTCGGTACAATCCAGCCTGA
- a CDS encoding DegQ family serine endoprotease, protein MLELSLPMARLDMRKALLAVVTSLTLFVGVAPTVHAQARGLPDFTDLVDRADPAVVNIRTTSKAVARGPSGVPGAPGGQDPYELFRWFFGPDFNPPGGGGGGGGGQAPRTPRGQVPDSGEGQEVPRGVGSGFFISADGYALTNHHVVKDADDIYVTLTDRREFKAKVIGSDERTDVALIKIDATGLTPLKIGDPSVLRKGEWVVAIGSPFGLDSTVTAGIVSAKGRDTGDYLPFIQTDVAVNPGNSGGPLLNMRGEVVGINSQIISRSGGFMGISLSIPIDDAMRVVEQLRTTGRVTRGRIGVQISEVTKEVADAIGLGRTAGASVGMVEPGSPAEKAGIEPGDVVLKFNNKTIDRSSDLPRAVGETKPGSKATIQVWRRGATKDLTITVAELEDKTASAAGRGEEKEPAPAQKTNALGVVVSEVPAARKKELRIRGGVQVDAVDGAAARAGIKAGDILLALDNTEITGVSQFNGIVAKLEKGKVHGVLVRRDELTQWVPLRPAR, encoded by the coding sequence ATGCTCGAGTTGTCCTTGCCGATGGCGCGTCTCGATATGCGCAAGGCATTGTTGGCCGTCGTAACGTCATTGACCCTGTTCGTCGGCGTGGCTCCCACGGTGCACGCGCAGGCGCGCGGGTTGCCCGACTTTACCGATCTGGTGGACCGGGCCGACCCCGCGGTCGTCAACATCCGCACGACGTCGAAAGCCGTGGCGCGCGGTCCGTCCGGCGTCCCCGGCGCGCCGGGCGGGCAAGACCCGTATGAACTCTTCCGCTGGTTCTTCGGCCCGGACTTCAACCCGCCGGGCGGTGGCGGTGGTGGTGGCGGCGGGCAAGCCCCGCGCACGCCGCGCGGCCAGGTTCCGGACAGTGGTGAAGGCCAGGAAGTCCCGCGTGGCGTGGGCTCGGGGTTCTTCATCTCGGCGGACGGCTACGCACTGACCAATCACCATGTGGTGAAAGACGCCGACGACATCTACGTCACCCTGACCGACCGCCGCGAATTCAAGGCCAAGGTGATCGGGTCCGACGAACGCACCGACGTGGCGCTGATCAAGATCGACGCCACCGGCCTGACGCCGCTCAAGATCGGTGACCCCAGCGTGCTGCGCAAGGGCGAGTGGGTCGTGGCGATCGGTTCGCCGTTCGGTCTGGATTCGACCGTGACCGCGGGCATCGTCAGCGCCAAGGGCCGCGATACCGGCGATTACCTGCCGTTCATCCAGACCGACGTGGCCGTCAACCCCGGCAACTCGGGCGGTCCGCTGCTGAACATGCGCGGTGAAGTGGTCGGCATCAACTCGCAGATCATTTCGCGTAGCGGCGGCTTCATGGGCATTTCGCTGTCGATCCCGATCGACGACGCCATGCGTGTGGTCGAACAGCTGCGCACCACGGGCCGCGTCACGCGGGGCCGTATCGGCGTGCAGATCAGCGAAGTCACCAAGGAAGTCGCCGACGCGATCGGCCTGGGCCGCACTGCCGGCGCATCGGTTGGCATGGTCGAGCCGGGCAGCCCCGCCGAAAAGGCCGGGATCGAGCCGGGCGACGTCGTGCTCAAGTTCAACAACAAGACGATCGACCGGTCTTCCGACCTGCCGCGTGCCGTTGGCGAAACCAAGCCCGGCTCGAAGGCCACGATCCAGGTGTGGCGCCGTGGCGCGACCAAGGACCTGACCATCACGGTGGCGGAACTGGAAGACAAGACCGCGTCGGCCGCAGGGCGTGGCGAAGAGAAGGAACCGGCTCCGGCGCAGAAGACCAACGCCCTGGGCGTGGTGGTGTCAGAAGTGCCGGCCGCCCGCAAGAAGGAACTGCGGATCCGCGGCGGCGTGCAGGTTGACGCGGTGGACGGCGCGGCTGCCCGTGCCGGGATCAAGGCAGGCGATATACTGCTGGCGCTCGACAATACGGAAATCACGGGCGTGTCGCAGTTCAACGGCATCGTCGCCAAGCTCGAAAAGGGCAAGGTGCACGGCGTGCTGGTGCGCCGCGACGAGCTGACGCAATGGGTGCCGCTGCGCCCGGCGCGCTAG
- the lepA gene encoding translation elongation factor 4: protein MQHIRNFSIIAHIDHGKSTLADRLIQRCGGLSDREMEAQVLDSMDIERERGITIKAQTASLSYKARDGKVYNLNLIDTPGHVDFSYEVSRSLSACEGALLVVDASQGVEAQTVANCYTAIELGVEVVPVLNKMDLPQADPEGAKREIEEVIGINAENAIPASAKTGMGIDDILEAVIERIPAPKGDPDAKLQALIVDSWFDNYVGVVMLVRVINGVLKPKEKILLMASGATHLSEHLGVFTPKSQPRQQLSAGEVGFIIAGIKELKNAKVGDTVTHAAKPADEMLPGFKEVKPQVFAGLYPVESSEYDQLRDSLEKLKLNDAALMYEPEVSQALGFGFRCGFLGLLHMEIVQERLEREFNMDLITTAPSVVYEVVQRDGTVVMVDSPSKMPEVGKLDDIREPIVTVVLFMPQEYVGPVMTLCTAKRGTQLNMAYHGRQVHLTYEIPLAEIVLDFFDKLKSVSRGYASMDYEFKEYRSADVVRVDLLINGDRVDALSLIVHRANARYRGRDVTARMRELIPRQMYDVAIQAAIGAEVIARENVKALRKNVLAKCYGGDISRKKKLLEKQKAGKKRMKQVGSVEIPQEAFLAILQVEDK from the coding sequence ATGCAGCACATTCGCAATTTCTCCATCATCGCCCACATTGACCATGGCAAGTCGACGCTCGCCGACCGCCTGATCCAGCGTTGTGGCGGATTGTCCGACCGCGAGATGGAAGCCCAGGTGCTCGATTCGATGGATATCGAGCGCGAGCGGGGCATCACGATCAAGGCGCAGACCGCGTCGCTCAGCTACAAGGCGCGCGACGGCAAGGTCTATAACCTGAACCTGATCGACACCCCGGGGCACGTCGACTTTTCGTACGAAGTCAGCCGCTCGCTATCGGCGTGCGAAGGCGCGCTGCTGGTGGTTGACGCCTCGCAGGGCGTCGAAGCGCAGACCGTGGCCAACTGCTACACCGCCATCGAACTGGGCGTTGAAGTGGTGCCGGTCCTGAACAAGATGGACCTGCCGCAGGCCGATCCCGAAGGCGCCAAGCGCGAGATCGAAGAAGTCATCGGCATCAACGCCGAAAACGCGATTCCCGCCAGCGCCAAGACCGGCATGGGCATCGATGACATTCTGGAAGCCGTCATCGAACGCATCCCGGCGCCCAAGGGCGACCCCGATGCCAAGCTGCAGGCGCTGATTGTCGATTCGTGGTTCGACAACTACGTTGGCGTCGTGATGCTGGTGCGCGTGATCAACGGCGTGCTCAAGCCCAAGGAAAAGATCCTGCTGATGGCATCGGGCGCCACGCACCTGAGCGAGCACCTGGGCGTGTTCACCCCCAAGTCGCAGCCGCGCCAGCAGCTGTCGGCGGGGGAAGTGGGCTTCATCATCGCCGGCATCAAGGAATTGAAGAACGCCAAGGTGGGCGACACCGTCACGCACGCGGCCAAGCCGGCCGACGAGATGCTGCCGGGCTTCAAGGAAGTCAAACCGCAGGTGTTCGCCGGCCTGTACCCGGTCGAATCCAGCGAATATGACCAGCTGCGCGATTCGCTCGAAAAACTCAAGCTGAACGACGCGGCGCTGATGTACGAACCGGAAGTGTCGCAGGCGCTGGGCTTTGGCTTTCGCTGCGGCTTCCTGGGCCTCTTGCACATGGAAATCGTGCAGGAACGCCTGGAACGTGAATTCAATATGGACCTGATCACCACCGCGCCGTCGGTGGTGTACGAAGTCGTGCAGCGCGACGGCACCGTCGTGATGGTGGACAGCCCGTCCAAGATGCCCGAGGTCGGCAAGCTGGACGACATTCGCGAGCCTATCGTGACGGTCGTTCTGTTCATGCCGCAGGAATACGTGGGCCCCGTCATGACGCTGTGTACCGCCAAGCGCGGCACGCAGCTGAACATGGCCTACCACGGCCGCCAGGTGCACCTGACGTATGAAATCCCGCTGGCCGAAATCGTGCTGGACTTCTTTGACAAGCTCAAGTCCGTGTCGCGCGGGTATGCGTCCATGGACTACGAGTTCAAGGAATACCGCAGCGCCGACGTGGTGCGGGTGGACCTGTTGATCAACGGCGACCGGGTCGATGCCTTGTCTTTGATCGTGCACCGGGCCAACGCCCGCTACCGCGGCCGCGACGTCACGGCGCGCATGCGCGAACTGATCCCGCGCCAGATGTACGACGTGGCGATCCAGGCCGCGATCGGCGCCGAGGTGATCGCACGCGAAAACGTCAAGGCGCTGCGCAAGAACGTGCTGGCCAAGTGCTACGGCGGCGACATTTCGCGCAAGAAGAAGCTGCTCGAGAAACAGAAGGCCGGCAAGAAGCGCATGAAGCAGGTCGGCAGCGTCGAGATTCCCCAGGAAGCCTTCCTGGCCATTCTGCAGGTCGAGGACAAATGA
- a CDS encoding pyridoxine 5'-phosphate synthase, which yields MIDLGVNIDHVATLRQQRHVSYPDPVRAALMAEDAGADLITLHLREDRRHIQDADVDAIRGQLRTRMNLECAITPEMLAIACRVKPHDVCLVPEKRQELTTEGGLDVLGHFDTVRAAVAQLQDAGIRVSLFIDPDAAQIEASQRAGATVIELHTGAYAEQEGTGAALELARIREGIAAGVRHGLRVNAGHGLHYENVQAVAELDGIAELNIGHAIVAQAVFSGWTAAVRDMKALMVTARQHAQRGVLLRPAH from the coding sequence ATGATAGATCTGGGTGTGAACATCGACCACGTTGCGACGCTGCGCCAGCAGCGCCACGTCTCCTATCCCGACCCGGTGCGCGCCGCGCTGATGGCCGAAGATGCGGGCGCCGACCTGATCACCCTGCACCTGCGGGAAGACCGGCGCCACATCCAGGACGCCGACGTGGACGCAATCCGTGGCCAGCTGCGCACCCGCATGAACCTGGAATGCGCGATCACGCCGGAAATGCTGGCGATCGCCTGCCGGGTGAAGCCGCATGACGTCTGCCTGGTGCCCGAAAAGCGCCAGGAACTGACGACCGAAGGCGGGCTGGATGTGCTGGGCCACTTCGACACCGTGCGGGCAGCCGTTGCCCAGTTGCAAGACGCAGGCATCCGTGTGTCGCTGTTCATCGATCCCGATGCGGCGCAGATCGAAGCGTCGCAGCGCGCGGGCGCCACCGTCATTGAATTGCATACCGGCGCCTATGCCGAGCAGGAAGGCACGGGCGCGGCGCTGGAGCTGGCGCGTATCCGCGAGGGCATCGCGGCGGGCGTGCGGCACGGCCTGCGCGTCAATGCCGGGCACGGGCTGCACTATGAAAACGTGCAGGCCGTGGCCGAGCTGGATGGCATCGCCGAACTGAATATCGGCCACGCCATCGTGGCCCAGGCAGTGTTCAGCGGCTGGACCGCTGCCGTGCGTGACATGAAGGCGCTGATGGTGACGGCGCGCCAGCATGCGCAGCGCGGCGTGCTGCTGCGGCCGGCGCATTGA
- the era gene encoding GTPase Era yields MSEESSPAFRCGFVAIVGRPNVGKSTLLNALIGAKVSIVSRKAQTTRHRIHGVLTREHDQFVFVDTPGFQTRHGGTMNKMMNRVVTQTLSDVDVVVHVIEAGKWSDGDANLLPLMKSQARTVLAVNKTDLLKDREAMYPFVSKVMAKHAYDAVVPVSAAKSRQLDDLLNEIAAGLPENEPMFEADTLTDRPVRFIAGELIREKIFRLVGDELPYGSTVVIEQWEETPKLTRIAACVIVERDSHKPILLGTNGDRIKRIATEARQDIAKLIDSSVHLEIYIKVRKGWADRESQLRDLGYE; encoded by the coding sequence ATGTCCGAAGAATCCTCCCCCGCCTTCCGTTGTGGTTTCGTGGCTATCGTCGGGCGGCCCAACGTGGGCAAGTCCACGTTGCTGAATGCGCTGATCGGCGCCAAGGTCAGCATCGTGTCGCGCAAGGCGCAAACCACGCGGCACCGCATTCACGGCGTCCTGACCCGGGAGCATGACCAGTTCGTCTTCGTCGACACGCCGGGCTTCCAGACGCGCCATGGCGGCACCATGAACAAGATGATGAACCGCGTCGTCACGCAGACCCTGTCCGACGTGGACGTGGTGGTGCATGTGATCGAAGCGGGCAAGTGGTCGGATGGCGATGCCAACCTGCTGCCCCTGATGAAGTCGCAGGCGCGCACGGTGCTGGCCGTCAACAAGACCGACCTGCTCAAGGATCGGGAAGCGATGTACCCGTTCGTGAGCAAGGTCATGGCCAAGCACGCGTACGATGCGGTCGTGCCAGTCAGCGCCGCCAAGTCGCGCCAGCTGGACGACCTGCTGAACGAGATTGCCGCCGGCCTGCCCGAAAACGAACCCATGTTCGAGGCCGACACCCTGACCGACCGCCCGGTGCGTTTCATTGCCGGCGAGCTGATCCGCGAAAAGATCTTCCGCCTGGTGGGCGACGAACTGCCGTATGGGTCCACCGTGGTGATCGAGCAGTGGGAAGAAACGCCCAAGCTGACCCGCATCGCCGCGTGCGTGATCGTGGAACGCGACAGCCACAAGCCCATCCTGCTGGGCACCAATGGCGACCGCATCAAGCGGATCGCCACCGAAGCGCGGCAGGACATTGCCAAGCTGATCGACTCGTCGGTCCACCTCGAGATCTACATCAAGGTCAGAAAGGGATGGGCGGACCGCGAAAGCCAGTTGCGCGATCTGGGTTATGAATGA
- the recO gene encoding DNA repair protein RecO has product MNDEPIFSVPFDASPVGLAPADGADAVGSPKKTARRAPRVTNRVEDRPAFLLHSYPYRETSLILDVFTRSHGRVALVAKGAKRPHSALRSVLVSFQRLNLSWSGAGDIKTLIRAEWSGAPLRLQGSSAMSAWYLNELLLRLLTRDDPHEALYDAYVDAISRLAEQPRLSAGLREFEWILLREIGYAFDPSMTDAGEAIDPDQQYRLPLEAGPSRIDDAMEDNWASRSAMAVSGRVLQALTEHRFDDALVEPELRRLLRERLDYHMSGRPLTTRQVLRDLQDYLP; this is encoded by the coding sequence ATGAATGATGAGCCGATCTTTTCGGTTCCGTTCGACGCCTCTCCGGTAGGCCTGGCGCCGGCCGACGGCGCCGATGCCGTTGGCTCGCCCAAAAAGACGGCCCGGCGCGCGCCGCGCGTGACCAACCGGGTCGAAGACCGGCCTGCCTTCCTGCTCCATAGCTACCCTTACCGTGAAACGTCGCTGATCCTGGACGTCTTCACGCGGTCCCACGGGCGCGTGGCCCTGGTGGCCAAGGGCGCCAAACGGCCGCATTCGGCCCTGCGGTCGGTGCTGGTGTCATTCCAGCGGCTCAATCTGTCGTGGAGCGGGGCGGGCGACATCAAGACGCTGATCCGCGCCGAATGGTCGGGCGCGCCGCTGCGCTTGCAGGGCTCGTCCGCCATGTCGGCCTGGTACCTGAACGAACTGCTGCTGCGACTGCTGACGCGCGACGATCCCCACGAAGCCTTGTACGACGCCTATGTGGATGCGATTTCACGGTTGGCCGAGCAGCCTCGGCTGTCGGCCGGACTGCGCGAGTTCGAATGGATCCTGCTGCGCGAGATTGGCTATGCCTTCGATCCGTCCATGACCGATGCGGGCGAGGCCATCGATCCGGACCAGCAGTACCGCCTGCCGCTGGAAGCGGGGCCATCGCGCATCGATGACGCCATGGAGGACAACTGGGCGTCGCGGTCCGCCATGGCGGTCAGTGGCCGGGTGTTACAGGCGTTGACCGAGCACCGCTTCGATGATGCACTGGTGGAACCCGAGCTGCGCCGCCTGCTGCGGGAACGGCTCGACTATCATATGAGCGGCCGCCCCCTGACCACACGGCAGGTGCTGCGCGATTTGCAGGATTACCTTCCCTGA
- a CDS encoding MucB/RseB C-terminal domain-containing protein, producing MAVLTCVLAVAVHAQGIAGQGQGDTAAAANVSLLQRIQNSAQQLNYTGVFTYQQGASMQSSRVTHIADSKGEHERLEILDGQPLEFLRENDDIQCLIPAKKAILVEKRTTRDRFPGLMLGKADQLAANYNVTVDPQSERVADRDCQVINVQPKDNDRYGYRLCADTSSGLLLRAQTLSSEAGVVEQVAFMTLQVGSDVDAAQLKPKWSTKDWKVIRAQLTPTDLAANGWSVAETAGFHTVTQLQRSMGGKQNVKQIMLSDGLAAISIFIEPFSNAHPQQVGSSSRGAIHVVGRRLGDYWITVLGEAPLGTIQRVAASVDYHPVSRRP from the coding sequence GTGGCGGTGCTGACCTGCGTGCTGGCGGTAGCGGTCCACGCACAGGGGATCGCAGGGCAGGGGCAGGGCGATACCGCCGCGGCGGCCAACGTCTCGTTGCTCCAACGTATCCAGAATTCGGCGCAGCAGCTGAATTACACAGGTGTCTTCACCTATCAGCAGGGCGCGTCGATGCAATCGTCGCGCGTCACGCATATCGCCGACAGCAAGGGCGAGCATGAGCGCCTCGAGATTCTCGATGGGCAGCCGCTCGAATTCCTGCGCGAAAACGACGATATCCAGTGCCTGATACCGGCCAAGAAGGCGATCCTTGTCGAAAAGCGCACCACGCGCGACCGGTTTCCCGGGCTGATGCTGGGCAAGGCCGATCAACTGGCCGCCAACTACAACGTCACGGTGGACCCCCAGTCCGAACGCGTTGCCGACCGGGACTGTCAGGTCATCAACGTCCAGCCCAAGGATAACGACCGCTACGGCTACCGCCTCTGTGCGGACACCAGCTCCGGCCTGCTGCTTCGTGCGCAGACGCTGTCGAGCGAAGCCGGTGTGGTCGAGCAGGTGGCGTTCATGACGCTGCAGGTGGGGTCCGACGTGGATGCCGCCCAGCTCAAGCCCAAGTGGTCCACCAAGGACTGGAAAGTCATCCGCGCGCAACTGACGCCGACCGATCTGGCCGCCAATGGCTGGTCGGTGGCCGAAACCGCGGGCTTCCATACTGTCACGCAGTTGCAGCGCTCGATGGGCGGCAAGCAGAACGTCAAGCAGATCATGCTGTCCGACGGGCTCGCCGCCATTTCCATCTTCATCGAGCCCTTCAGCAACGCACATCCCCAACAGGTCGGGTCGAGTTCCCGCGGCGCCATTCACGTGGTGGGCCGCAGGCTGGGTGATTACTGGATCACGGTGCTCGGCGAAGCTCCGCTGGGAACCATTCAGCGCGTTGCCGCGTCCGTCGACTATCACCCTGTCTCGCGTCGTCCCTGA
- the rnc gene encoding ribonuclease III, producing MSLSTLEKCIDYSFRNKSLLEQALTHRSHSSKHNERLEFLGDSVLNCAIASLLYDRFSRIDEGDLSRLRANLVKQASLADIAQRLELSRFLRLGEGELKSGGFRRPSILADTLEAIFGAIYMDAGFDVASKAIAKLYKPVLETVDPKTLGKDAKTLLQEYLQGRKIALPVYTVVATHGAAHSQEFEVECAIPKLDVQVVGIGGSRRAAEQSAAKQALEVALTAAPAPAKRTPRARKTAQLSLPVAVAQAASDDMPGASAADAPSPQLALAADAHADAHADTPADAPADAPADSPADARTTAPAPSDDRPADDRQASLTLTKK from the coding sequence ATGAGCTTGAGTACGCTCGAAAAATGTATCGACTACAGCTTCAGGAACAAAAGCCTGCTTGAGCAGGCTTTGACGCACCGCAGCCACAGCAGCAAACATAACGAACGGCTGGAATTCCTGGGCGACAGCGTGCTGAACTGCGCGATCGCTTCCTTGCTGTACGACCGTTTCAGCCGCATCGACGAGGGCGACCTGTCGCGGCTGCGGGCCAATCTTGTCAAGCAGGCCTCGCTGGCCGACATCGCCCAGCGCCTGGAATTGTCCCGTTTCCTGCGTCTGGGGGAAGGGGAGCTGAAGAGCGGCGGGTTCCGCCGTCCGTCCATCCTGGCCGACACGCTGGAAGCCATTTTTGGCGCCATCTACATGGACGCGGGCTTTGACGTGGCCAGCAAGGCGATTGCCAAGCTGTACAAGCCGGTGCTGGAAACGGTCGACCCGAAAACCCTGGGGAAGGACGCCAAGACGCTGCTGCAGGAATACCTGCAGGGCCGCAAGATCGCCTTGCCGGTGTACACGGTGGTGGCCACGCACGGCGCGGCGCACAGCCAGGAATTTGAAGTCGAATGTGCGATTCCGAAGCTGGACGTGCAGGTGGTCGGCATTGGCGGCAGCCGGCGCGCGGCCGAGCAATCGGCTGCCAAGCAGGCGCTGGAAGTGGCCCTGACGGCCGCCCCGGCGCCCGCCAAACGCACGCCGCGCGCCCGCAAGACGGCGCAATTGTCGCTGCCGGTGGCCGTGGCCCAGGCCGCGTCCGACGACATGCCCGGTGCTTCGGCGGCCGATGCGCCGTCGCCGCAGCTGGCCCTGGCGGCCGACGCGCATGCTGATGCACACGCCGATACGCCTGCCGATGCACCTGCCGATGCACCTGCCGACTCGCCTGCCGATGCGCGCACCACCGCGCCCGCGCCTTCCGACGACCGCCCGGCCGATGACCGCCAGGCCTCCCTTACGCTGACCAAGAAATGA